The following are encoded in a window of Campylobacter concisus ATCC 51562 genomic DNA:
- a CDS encoding CheB methylesterase domain-containing protein — protein sequence MAQKLILIGASTGGPGHLKKLLKNVKLNGAIIVIAQHMNKMFINSFAMQIGKECGLDVEILNERKILKENTVYVCEQNVVVSPNLPISAKPNTEEKTIYTPNVDVLFKSGVGICKSANVLAILLTGIGDDGASGLDKLYKAGAKCIAENEESAIVYGMPKRAKELNQSLKSLNLTMIKKELEDFLNAIN from the coding sequence GTGGCACAAAAATTAATATTAATAGGGGCATCTACTGGCGGGCCTGGGCATTTAAAAAAGTTACTAAAAAACGTAAAACTAAATGGAGCTATCATCGTGATAGCCCAGCACATGAATAAAATGTTTATAAACTCTTTCGCTATGCAAATCGGAAAAGAGTGTGGCTTAGATGTTGAAATTTTAAATGAGAGGAAAATTTTAAAAGAAAATACCGTATATGTCTGTGAACAAAATGTAGTGGTATCACCAAATTTACCAATCAGTGCAAAGCCAAATACAGAAGAAAAGACTATATATACGCCAAATGTTGATGTGTTGTTTAAATCTGGAGTAGGAATTTGCAAAAGCGCAAATGTCCTAGCTATCTTGCTAACTGGCATCGGAGACGATGGTGCATCTGGGCTTGATAAGCTTTATAAGGCTGGAGCAAAATGTATAGCTGAAAATGAAGAGAGCGCGATAGTTTATGGTATGCCAAAACGTGCAAAAGAGCTAAATCAAAGCTTAAAATCATTAAATCTAACTATGATAAAAAAAGAGCTGGAGGATTTTTTAAATGCTATTAACTAA
- a CDS encoding copper resistance protein NlpE yields the protein MKYLFAILISFFILGCAKNENLEPKQSTQNTVKEDKPLVQANTPKKPEKLILPNSIYSSFHTILPCPNCEGIKTIITLNKDKTHTKTMLTMDKEVSLVEKNGTFDVDDSAIILKDENGNLSYFAPNKNSLLQLDDKKNKRVGVLAQIYNFEPVNKSYKDSFFAKFYKFKNKDNFLDIVIVPSKNGAKISFYSSLKNGSPLCEFSSELLYDKGIFYLLDEKGIALSIHRINNAIFLVANDKICKNAHISGRYKKDKDQKNLFGKGFFAELTNESANRDVIKIYGSKNIKRDNTKKENSHIVTNKNERIFEYTLLNGIITSIEIYSNEFKTPENISLKSNFKDIKNSLVISKFSSDKNNIYLKIDSHDMLITLKNTLAKEITSLNDIPDETKIEQITLMWNQ from the coding sequence ATGAAATATCTTTTTGCCATACTTATCTCATTTTTCATCCTTGGCTGCGCAAAAAATGAAAATTTAGAGCCAAAACAAAGCACACAAAATACAGTAAAAGAAGACAAGCCACTAGTTCAGGCAAATACACCCAAAAAGCCAGAAAAGCTAATACTTCCAAACTCAATTTATAGTAGTTTTCACACTATTTTGCCTTGCCCAAACTGCGAAGGCATAAAAACTATCATTACGCTAAATAAAGATAAAACCCACACAAAGACAATGCTTACTATGGATAAAGAAGTAAGCTTGGTTGAAAAAAATGGCACATTTGATGTTGATGATAGTGCTATCATTTTAAAAGATGAAAATGGCAATCTTAGCTACTTTGCACCAAATAAAAATTCCCTTCTTCAACTTGATGATAAGAAAAATAAGCGAGTTGGCGTACTAGCTCAAATTTATAATTTTGAACCGGTAAATAAATCTTACAAAGATAGTTTTTTTGCTAAATTTTATAAATTTAAAAACAAAGATAACTTTTTAGATATCGTAATCGTGCCAAGCAAAAATGGTGCGAAAATAAGTTTTTATTCATCATTAAAAAATGGCTCGCCACTTTGCGAGTTTAGCTCTGAGCTACTTTACGACAAAGGAATTTTTTACCTTTTAGATGAAAAAGGTATTGCCCTAAGCATACACAGAATAAATAATGCAATTTTTCTAGTAGCAAATGACAAAATTTGTAAAAATGCTCACATAAGCGGGCGATATAAAAAAGATAAAGATCAAAAAAATCTCTTTGGTAAAGGCTTTTTTGCAGAGCTGACAAACGAATCAGCAAATAGAGATGTGATAAAAATTTACGGCTCAAAAAACATAAAACGGGATAACACAAAAAAAGAAAACAGCCACATCGTAACAAACAAAAATGAAAGAATTTTTGAATACACCTTGCTAAATGGCATCATCACAAGCATTGAAATTTATTCAAACGAGTTTAAAACTCCAGAAAATATCAGCCTTAAATCAAATTTCAAAGATATAAAAAATTCTCTCGTTATCTCTAAATTTAGTAGCGATAAAAACAATATCTATCTAAAAATAGATAGCCACGATATGCTAATCACACTAAAAAATACACTTGCCAAAGAGATAACAAGCCTAAACGATATACCAGATGAAACAAAGATAGAGCAAATAACGCTAATGTGGAATCAATAA
- a CDS encoding M16 family metallopeptidase encodes MKILDINVKNVKIPVVFESSKAMPVVSLRLVFKAAGSSQNGKLAGLARLSANLLNEGDIKLGSAKFAKELEVRAISLNASCGFETFCIDLNCLKEHFTFACGKLKELISAPNLTKEILNRCKTVTLGEIAANENDFDYVARQGLFELLYPKSVLAQPSIGTKKSIKAITLEDVSKFLNEHLDLSNLLCVLGGDIDEKQTKELASVLEILKPGKVRKLERFSPSDKCESSEIIRQSEQAYIYFGAPFNVKPEEKYKAAVATFILGEGGFGSRLMEEIRVKRGLAYSAYARNLLNLSYSQLYGYMQTKNEKKDEAIAVIKEEILKFSKKGVSKAELEQAKKFLLGSLPLRLETLFKRLDIAQGEFYEHGELGAFLKDLDKISALSLSELNSFIKAHAEINQLSFCVLKNEI; translated from the coding sequence ATGAAAATTTTAGATATCAATGTAAAAAACGTAAAAATTCCAGTCGTTTTTGAAAGCTCAAAAGCGATGCCAGTAGTGAGCCTTAGACTTGTTTTCAAAGCAGCTGGTAGCTCACAAAATGGCAAGCTAGCGGGCCTTGCAAGGCTAAGTGCAAATTTACTAAACGAAGGCGATATAAAGCTAGGCTCGGCTAAATTTGCCAAAGAGCTTGAAGTAAGAGCGATCAGTCTAAATGCAAGCTGTGGCTTTGAGACATTTTGCATCGATCTAAACTGCTTAAAAGAGCACTTTACCTTTGCGTGTGGCAAGCTAAAAGAGCTTATAAGCGCTCCAAATTTAACAAAAGAAATTCTAAATAGGTGCAAAACCGTCACACTTGGCGAGATCGCAGCAAATGAAAACGACTTTGACTACGTGGCAAGGCAGGGGCTTTTTGAGCTTTTGTACCCAAAAAGTGTGCTTGCTCAGCCAAGCATCGGCACAAAAAAGAGCATAAAAGCGATCACGCTTGAAGATGTAAGCAAATTTTTAAACGAGCATTTAGACCTTTCAAATCTGCTTTGCGTGCTAGGTGGCGACATAGACGAAAAGCAGACAAAAGAGCTTGCTAGCGTTTTAGAAATTTTAAAACCTGGCAAGGTGCGAAAACTAGAGCGCTTTAGCCCAAGTGACAAGTGCGAAAGTAGCGAGATCATCAGACAAAGCGAGCAGGCCTACATCTACTTTGGTGCGCCATTTAACGTAAAACCTGAAGAAAAATACAAGGCCGCAGTGGCGACATTTATCTTGGGCGAAGGTGGCTTTGGCTCGAGGCTCATGGAGGAGATCCGCGTGAAAAGAGGGCTTGCATACAGCGCCTACGCTAGAAATTTGCTAAATCTCTCTTACAGCCAGCTTTACGGCTACATGCAGACAAAAAATGAGAAAAAAGATGAGGCGATCGCCGTTATAAAAGAGGAAATTTTAAAATTTAGTAAAAAAGGCGTTAGCAAGGCTGAGCTTGAGCAGGCGAAGAAATTTTTACTTGGCTCGTTGCCACTTAGACTTGAGACGCTATTTAAGCGCCTTGACATAGCACAAGGTGAGTTTTATGAGCATGGCGAGCTTGGGGCATTTTTAAAGGATCTGGATAAAATTTCAGCCCTTTCGCTAAGCGAGCTAAATAGCTTCATAAAAGCCCACGCAGAGATCAATCAGCTAAGTTTTTGCGTCCTAAAAAATGAAATTTGA
- a CDS encoding MFS transporter yields the protein MKEYLKLLKEEKNFRLLSIIQLICYFGVWFSHTGIFTLLIKLDAPVWAITLSAAMAFIPGVVIAPFSGILVDKFSPKPMLVIMMAVETISVFMLLFIDSLDFLWLLLLIIFVRNGTGGMYFQVEMSVLPKILSKENLKLANEIHSIIWAVSYTAGMGLAGVYIHFFGIKSAFLLDGILYIFSFGFLYFLNLQGLKPEFIEKPLKMLKNGLVYLKENRLIVHLIFLHAFVGITAYDALIALLADYKYANLLSTSLVIGLLNTSRSISLMFAPAILSKFINKNTLIFVYIGQGLGIIIWALSLWNFYLSLIGIIFAGFCTSSLWSYTYTMLQQNCKKEFYGRVIAYNDMVFLGFSALISFIIGLLYDIGLSVEMIASFMGSLFFIGAFYYHIVLKSYKIR from the coding sequence TTGAAAGAATATCTTAAACTTTTAAAAGAAGAGAAAAATTTTCGCCTCTTAAGTATCATTCAGCTTATATGCTATTTTGGCGTATGGTTTTCGCACACAGGTATTTTTACCCTTCTTATTAAGCTTGACGCTCCTGTTTGGGCGATTACGCTAAGTGCAGCGATGGCATTTATCCCAGGTGTTGTCATAGCTCCTTTTAGTGGAATTTTAGTTGATAAATTTAGCCCAAAACCGATGCTTGTCATCATGATGGCAGTTGAGACGATAAGCGTTTTTATGCTTCTTTTTATAGACTCACTTGATTTTTTATGGCTACTTTTACTCATCATTTTTGTTAGAAATGGCACTGGCGGAATGTATTTTCAAGTAGAGATGAGCGTGCTGCCAAAAATTTTAAGCAAAGAAAATCTCAAACTCGCAAACGAGATCCACTCTATCATCTGGGCAGTCTCATACACCGCTGGTATGGGGCTAGCTGGAGTTTATATACACTTTTTTGGTATTAAAAGCGCATTTTTGCTTGATGGCATACTATACATTTTTAGCTTTGGATTTTTATATTTTTTAAATTTACAAGGTCTAAAGCCAGAATTTATAGAAAAACCACTAAAAATGCTAAAAAATGGCCTTGTGTATTTAAAAGAAAACAGGCTTATCGTGCATCTTATATTTTTGCACGCCTTTGTTGGCATTACCGCTTATGATGCATTGATCGCACTTTTGGCTGATTACAAATACGCAAATTTACTCTCAACATCGCTAGTTATAGGATTATTAAATACTTCAAGATCCATTTCGCTTATGTTTGCTCCAGCCATACTTAGTAAATTTATAAATAAAAATACGCTTATTTTCGTATATATCGGTCAAGGCCTTGGTATTATTATTTGGGCTTTATCGCTTTGGAATTTTTATCTATCGCTTATTGGCATTATCTTTGCTGGATTTTGCACATCAAGTCTTTGGAGCTACACTTATACAATGCTTCAGCAAAACTGCAAAAAAGAATTTTATGGCCGAGTGATTGCATATAACGATATGGTTTTTCTTGGCTTTAGCGCTCTCATTTCATTTATCATTGGTCTGCTTTATGATATTGGACTTAGCGTTGAGATGATTGCAAGTTTTATGGGAAGCCTCTTTTTTATAGGGGCTTTTTACTATCACATCGTATTAAAAAGCTACAAAATAAGGTGA
- a CDS encoding dehypoxanthine futalosine cyclase yields the protein MKRLSVNEAIDLIENAPLHELGKMALARKKELHPDNITTFIVDRNINYTNVCWVDCKFCAFYRHAKEEDAYVLSFVEIGKKIEELIAIGGTQILFQGGVHPKLKIEWYEELVSYISKHYPSITIHGFSAVEIDYIARVSKISTKEVLRRLNEKGLYSMPGAGAEILSDRVRDIIAPKKCDTADWLRIHKEAHELGIKTTATMMFGTVESTREIVEHWEHIRNLQDETAGFRAFILWSFQGLNTKLMQEFPEIKKQSSNVYLRLLAVSRLFLDNFKNIQSSWVTQGSYVGQLALLFGANDLGSTMMEENVVKAAGASFRMNQEQMIELIKDVGEIPAKRNTNYDILEKF from the coding sequence TTGAAAAGACTTAGTGTAAATGAAGCCATCGATCTTATAGAAAATGCACCGCTTCACGAGCTTGGCAAGATGGCGCTAGCTAGAAAAAAAGAGCTTCATCCAGATAATATAACGACCTTCATCGTAGATCGCAATATTAACTATACAAACGTCTGCTGGGTGGATTGTAAATTTTGCGCATTTTATCGCCACGCAAAAGAAGAAGACGCTTACGTGCTAAGTTTTGTGGAGATCGGCAAGAAGATCGAGGAGCTTATCGCCATTGGCGGCACGCAAATTTTATTTCAAGGTGGCGTTCATCCAAAGCTAAAGATCGAGTGGTACGAGGAGCTTGTCAGCTACATCAGCAAGCACTATCCAAGCATCACGATACATGGCTTCTCAGCCGTTGAGATCGACTATATCGCAAGAGTTTCAAAAATTTCTACAAAAGAGGTCTTAAGACGCCTAAACGAAAAGGGCTTATACTCGATGCCAGGGGCTGGAGCGGAGATTTTAAGCGATAGAGTGCGTGACATCATCGCCCCTAAAAAGTGCGACACCGCAGACTGGCTTCGCATACACAAAGAGGCGCACGAGCTTGGCATAAAAACGACTGCGACAATGATGTTTGGCACGGTTGAGAGCACTCGTGAGATCGTGGAGCACTGGGAGCACATCAGAAATTTACAAGATGAAACGGCTGGGTTTAGGGCATTTATACTTTGGAGTTTTCAAGGGCTAAACACAAAGCTCATGCAAGAATTCCCTGAGATCAAAAAGCAAAGCTCAAACGTCTATCTAAGGCTTCTTGCGGTTTCAAGGCTCTTTTTGGATAACTTTAAAAATATCCAAAGCAGCTGGGTCACGCAGGGCAGCTACGTAGGCCAGCTAGCGCTTCTTTTTGGCGCAAACGACCTTGGTAGCACGATGATGGAAGAAAACGTCGTAAAGGCGGCAGGTGCAAGCTTTAGGATGAATCAAGAGCAGATGATCGAGCTTATAAAAGATGTCGGAGAAATTCCAGCTAAGCGTAACACAAACTATGATATTTTGGAGAAATTTTAG
- a CDS encoding FlhB-like flagellar biosynthesis protein translates to MQVNKKKAVALGYNRSKDNAPRVLASGAGEIANRIIDLAKEHDIPIKEDPDLIEILSKVEVDQEIPPNLYKAVAEIFSFLYKITKK, encoded by the coding sequence ATGCAAGTAAATAAGAAAAAAGCAGTAGCTCTTGGCTACAACAGATCTAAAGACAATGCTCCAAGAGTGCTGGCTAGTGGTGCTGGTGAGATAGCAAATAGAATAATTGATCTAGCAAAAGAGCATGATATACCGATCAAAGAGGATCCTGATCTTATTGAAATTTTAAGCAAGGTTGAAGTTGATCAAGAAATTCCACCAAATTTATATAAAGCTGTTGCTGAAATTTTTAGCTTTTTATATAAGATCACAAAGAAATAA
- a CDS encoding NfeD family protein, producing the protein MISPFIMIAIGVVLCITEFIFFSFYLLFFGIAFIVVGAINFGFSFAWSYQILITAAIAIVLLVLLKAPLKSKFMSRKESFNEEFLDEAGVGEIRENMVYFKGTLWKYDGNLANGEKVTVLGTKGDKVILK; encoded by the coding sequence GTGATCAGCCCTTTTATAATGATAGCAATTGGTGTGGTTTTGTGCATCACCGAGTTTATCTTTTTCTCGTTTTATTTGCTATTTTTTGGCATAGCTTTTATCGTAGTTGGAGCTATAAATTTTGGTTTTAGTTTTGCTTGGAGCTATCAAATTTTAATTACAGCAGCGATTGCGATTGTACTTCTTGTGCTTTTAAAAGCGCCGTTAAAGAGTAAATTTATGTCCAGAAAAGAGAGCTTTAACGAGGAATTTTTAGACGAAGCCGGAGTTGGCGAGATCAGAGAAAATATGGTCTATTTCAAAGGTACACTTTGGAAATATGACGGAAATTTAGCTAACGGAGAGAAGGTTACGGTTCTTGGCACCAAAGGTGACAAGGTAATATTAAAATAA
- a CDS encoding CheR family methyltransferase, translating into MLLTNDAKDTKTMQTNTSQDMDSFNEFMNVIKTLCGVDLEPKRDITLQRITIFIRDRQIKSFKDLVSMIRYNSSLRQDILNLVTVNETYFYRELPQLKDVIYYAKELGGARILCAPCSTGDESYSLAMLAYEMGFKQHEISIVGIDINSEAIASCQNGIFSERSLHRLSDFQKERFFTKVDDKFKIKKEILPRCEFKILNVFDDAIFNLGKFDIVLSRNMMIYFDDDFRLKCVERLHKLLKPDGRLYAGHADLVPYTPAYEKRFSNGTTYYLKK; encoded by the coding sequence ATGCTATTAACTAATGACGCAAAAGATACAAAAACAATGCAAACAAATACTTCACAAGATATGGATAGTTTTAATGAATTTATGAACGTTATCAAAACTCTTTGCGGAGTTGATCTTGAGCCAAAAAGAGATATTACATTGCAACGAATTACCATTTTTATTAGAGATCGCCAGATAAAAAGCTTTAAAGATCTTGTTTCGATGATAAGATATAACTCAAGCTTGCGACAAGACATTTTAAATCTAGTAACTGTAAATGAGACTTATTTTTATAGAGAGTTACCTCAACTTAAAGATGTGATCTATTACGCAAAGGAGCTTGGAGGAGCTAGAATTTTATGTGCTCCTTGCTCTACTGGAGATGAGTCATATTCGCTTGCAATGCTTGCTTATGAGATGGGATTTAAACAGCATGAAATTTCAATCGTAGGTATAGACATAAACTCAGAAGCCATAGCAAGCTGTCAAAATGGTATTTTTAGTGAGAGGAGCTTACATAGATTAAGCGATTTTCAAAAAGAGAGATTTTTTACAAAAGTCGATGATAAATTTAAGATAAAAAAAGAAATTTTACCAAGGTGTGAGTTTAAAATTTTAAATGTTTTTGATGATGCTATTTTTAATCTAGGAAAATTTGATATCGTGCTTTCAAGAAATATGATGATCTATTTTGATGATGATTTTAGATTAAAATGTGTTGAGAGGCTTCATAAATTGCTTAAGCCAGATGGTAGGCTTTACGCTGGGCACGCTGATCTTGTGCCTTACACTCCAGCTTATGAAAAGCGCTTTTCAAATGGAACTACATACTATCTAAAAAAATAA
- a CDS encoding flagellar hook-length control protein FliK, giving the protein MNISNTSVQTGQNATQNVPVRKNEGSLFKNQPSVQTPSEQSVSETLDNVGKLVARVLDDLKSASSLSKAEQILSQAKDTKIAPNLASELSDLAKSLEAEATQNESPEIKSLALKLKEFLKPIADLKAGSLNDQIKNSGVMLEANLKDALSPEKLPSSVQKLLSDIKNLSSGNLLNQILTLNDEKLDNQNSFSKLASILEKASNGAKNILDNSNIKTLLKDVDKLDNVVKFLDKNFSKDQNGELVKNQIGKMQNFISNLSEKVASLANEKLNQNFGFSQNHKELKTILDSIKNDLKTLNNIGDEAGLVKAFNEMSDISKDGSLQDKLQSAARRLAHSLSLADAKASLAKNELSESKELLKQLNLATNDINNITTKNSGEISKVLSQDIKSTLLNISEKSQNPQSVNAANKMISQIEMHQMISSLQGGIQTYMPYIWDGVEGGNIAFKQGKKDKFYAQIDLNFKKFGQINVMVGLIDKRYIDLSVATQTNEFKELILSNSSELKQAISKLGLIVSNFNIKTLSKVKLNDRFKKFGGLDVGFDKKI; this is encoded by the coding sequence TTGAATATATCAAATACTTCGGTTCAAACAGGGCAAAATGCTACTCAAAATGTGCCAGTTCGTAAAAATGAAGGCTCGCTTTTTAAAAATCAGCCAAGCGTACAAACGCCTAGTGAGCAAAGCGTTTCAGAGACACTTGATAATGTTGGAAAACTCGTTGCAAGAGTGCTTGATGATCTAAAAAGTGCTTCAAGTCTTAGCAAGGCTGAACAAATTTTATCTCAGGCAAAAGATACTAAAATCGCTCCAAATTTAGCCAGTGAGCTATCAGACCTTGCAAAAAGCTTAGAGGCTGAAGCAACCCAAAATGAAAGCCCTGAGATAAAGAGCCTTGCACTAAAACTAAAAGAATTTCTAAAACCAATAGCCGATCTAAAAGCCGGCTCGCTAAATGATCAGATCAAAAACTCAGGCGTAATGCTTGAAGCAAATTTAAAAGATGCACTTAGTCCAGAGAAGCTTCCAAGCTCGGTTCAGAAGCTACTAAGTGATATAAAAAATCTCTCAAGCGGGAATTTGCTAAATCAAATTTTAACCCTAAATGATGAAAAATTAGACAATCAAAACTCTTTTTCAAAGCTTGCTTCTATACTTGAAAAAGCGAGCAATGGCGCAAAAAACATTCTTGATAACTCAAACATAAAAACGCTTTTAAAAGATGTTGATAAGCTTGATAATGTGGTTAAATTTTTAGATAAAAATTTTTCAAAAGATCAAAATGGCGAGCTAGTAAAAAATCAAATAGGCAAAATGCAAAATTTCATCTCAAATTTAAGCGAGAAAGTCGCAAGCCTAGCAAATGAAAAACTAAATCAAAATTTTGGTTTTAGCCAAAATCACAAAGAGCTAAAAACTATCCTTGATAGCATAAAAAACGATCTAAAAACGCTAAATAATATAGGCGATGAAGCAGGGCTTGTAAAAGCGTTTAATGAGATGAGCGATATCTCAAAGGATGGTAGCTTGCAAGATAAGCTCCAAAGTGCGGCGAGACGTCTTGCTCATAGCCTAAGTCTTGCTGATGCTAAGGCAAGTTTGGCTAAAAATGAGCTAAGTGAGAGCAAGGAACTTTTGAAACAACTAAATCTCGCTACAAATGATATAAATAATATTACGACTAAAAATAGTGGCGAAATTTCAAAGGTGCTAAGCCAAGATATAAAAAGTACGCTTTTAAATATCAGTGAAAAGAGTCAAAACCCGCAAAGCGTAAATGCTGCAAATAAGATGATTTCGCAGATCGAGATGCATCAAATGATATCAAGCCTTCAAGGCGGGATCCAAACTTATATGCCTTATATTTGGGACGGCGTCGAGGGTGGAAATATCGCATTTAAGCAAGGCAAAAAGGATAAATTTTACGCTCAGATCGATCTGAATTTTAAGAAATTTGGACAGATAAATGTGATGGTTGGACTTATTGATAAAAGGTATATTGATCTTTCGGTAGCTACGCAAACAAATGAGTTTAAGGAGCTAATCCTCTCAAACTCTAGCGAATTAAAACAAGCAATATCAAAGCTTGGGCTTATAGTTTCAAACTTTAATATCAAAACTTTGTCAAAAGTGAAGCTAAATGATAGATTTAAAAAATTTGGTGGCCTTGATGTGGGCTTTGATAAGAAAATTTAA
- a CDS encoding SPFH domain-containing protein — translation MQIEAFGVLVVVLVIFAFLFLKAGIKIVSQADNLLIERLGKFNKVLDGGFHIIIPFVDQIRAIITVKEQLVDITKQQVITKDNVNISVDGIVFLKVFDAKMAVYNVDNYKRAIANLAMTTLRGEIGAMNLDDTLSSRDRLNAALQVALGDAAGNWGVKIMRVEISEISVPLGIEEAMNMQMKAEREKRAIELKALAEKEALIRNAEALKQEKVLQAEAIERMADAKKYEQIAIATAQKEAMDMINDSMSKNANAAEFLLARDRVGAFSELAKNSSKDKILVPYEATELIGSLSVLKNFLAKDKT, via the coding sequence ATGCAAATCGAAGCATTTGGCGTTTTAGTCGTAGTTCTGGTTATCTTTGCGTTCTTGTTTTTAAAGGCTGGCATCAAGATCGTCTCACAAGCTGATAATCTACTCATCGAGCGACTTGGCAAATTTAACAAAGTGCTTGATGGCGGATTTCACATAATCATCCCATTTGTCGATCAAATAAGAGCGATAATCACCGTAAAAGAGCAGCTTGTAGATATTACAAAACAGCAAGTCATCACAAAAGATAACGTTAATATAAGCGTCGATGGTATCGTTTTTTTAAAGGTATTTGACGCAAAAATGGCAGTTTATAACGTAGATAACTACAAGCGTGCCATTGCAAATTTAGCCATGACAACGCTTCGTGGTGAGATAGGCGCGATGAATCTTGACGATACACTAAGCTCACGTGATCGCCTAAATGCCGCACTTCAAGTGGCTCTTGGCGACGCTGCTGGCAACTGGGGCGTAAAGATCATGCGTGTAGAAATTTCTGAAATTTCTGTCCCACTTGGCATCGAAGAGGCGATGAATATGCAGATGAAAGCTGAGCGTGAAAAACGTGCGATCGAGCTAAAAGCCTTGGCTGAAAAAGAGGCACTAATACGCAACGCCGAAGCACTAAAACAAGAAAAAGTACTTCAAGCAGAGGCTATAGAGCGTATGGCTGATGCGAAAAAATACGAGCAAATCGCCATAGCAACGGCTCAAAAAGAGGCTATGGATATGATAAATGACAGCATGAGCAAAAACGCAAATGCAGCAGAATTTTTGCTCGCGCGCGATAGAGTTGGGGCATTTAGCGAGCTAGCTAAAAATAGCTCAAAAGATAAAATTTTAGTCCCTTATGAGGCGACTGAGCTTATTGGCTCCCTTAGTGTTTTGAAAAATTTCCTAGCTAAGGATAAGACGTGA
- a CDS encoding copper resistance protein NlpE has protein sequence MKNFIFALSAALLLAGCAPSSQNANVPQGKCEVKSSCEAPISSIEGTYKAFLPCASCMGVDSRLTLKKDGTFESVMDYKSKDNYKAVSKGKYSIKNGVITTIDEYKEKSFYKIEGENLKMLDMDQKEVTGELKDKYIFKRVK, from the coding sequence ATGAAAAATTTTATATTTGCACTAAGTGCGGCCCTACTTTTAGCAGGTTGTGCCCCATCTAGCCAAAATGCAAACGTCCCACAAGGCAAATGTGAAGTAAAAAGCAGCTGCGAAGCTCCAATTAGCAGCATCGAAGGCACTTATAAAGCATTTTTACCTTGCGCTAGTTGCATGGGTGTTGATTCACGCTTAACATTAAAAAAAGATGGCACATTTGAAAGCGTGATGGACTACAAGTCAAAAGACAACTACAAAGCCGTTAGCAAAGGCAAATACTCAATCAAAAATGGTGTGATAACAACGATTGATGAGTATAAAGAAAAAAGCTTTTATAAAATAGAAGGCGAGAACCTAAAAATGCTAGATATGGATCAAAAAGAGGTCACTGGCGAGTTAAAAGATAAATACATCTTTAAACGCGTAAAATAA